The following are encoded together in the Parabacteroides chongii genome:
- a CDS encoding AAA family ATPase, with the protein MDNKIILTIGRQFGSGGREVGQKLAKALGIAYYDKELMAIAAKESGLSEEFFEKADERASSGLSYAFTMGYSYMGMFTPYNDILSNDGLFKFQSDAIRKLAAEQSCVLVGRCADYILRDDPDCLSFFIHTTPEHRIQRIIERQDVTVEQAKELMMKTDKSRAAYYNYYTNKEWGVASSYNFSIDVSVLGVDETVGFIKDFVERKMNKRPPHFG; encoded by the coding sequence ATGGATAACAAGATCATATTGACCATTGGCCGTCAATTTGGCAGCGGTGGACGAGAAGTAGGGCAGAAGTTGGCGAAAGCGCTGGGCATCGCTTATTATGATAAGGAACTGATGGCGATAGCAGCGAAAGAGAGCGGCTTGAGTGAGGAGTTTTTTGAGAAAGCGGACGAACGGGCTTCCAGCGGACTGTCATATGCATTTACGATGGGATATTCCTATATGGGAATGTTTACACCTTACAACGACATTTTGTCGAACGACGGATTATTCAAGTTTCAGAGTGACGCTATCCGCAAGTTGGCGGCTGAGCAGTCGTGTGTCTTGGTAGGACGTTGTGCAGACTATATCCTGCGTGACGATCCCGACTGCCTGAGTTTCTTTATTCATACCACTCCCGAACATCGTATCCAGCGTATTATAGAAAGACAAGATGTAACTGTCGAGCAGGCAAAAGAATTGATGATGAAAACCGATAAATCGCGTGCCGCTTACTATAATTATTACACCAATAAAGAGTGGGGAGTTGCTTCTTCCTATAATTTCTCTATCGATGTATCTGTATTGGGTGTAGACGAAACAGTCGGGTTTATCAAAGACTTTGTTGAACGGAAAATGAATAAGCGGCCGCCACATTTCGGATAA
- a CDS encoding sulfide-dependent adenosine diphosphate thiazole synthase produces the protein MEQIVSTGIIDSYFAKLKSNLSIDVAIVGGGPSGIVAAYYLAKAGKKVALFDRKLAPGGGMWGGAMMFNDIVVQEEAMPIIKELGVSYHDAGNGTYIMDSVHTTSALIYQATKAGATIFNCYSVEDVVFHNDAVAGVVVNWAPVIREGMHVDPLTIMAKAVLEGTGHDCEVARTVARKNDIRLNTPTGGVIGERSLNVELGEQTTVENTKEIYPGLFVSGMAANGVSGSFRMGPIFGGMLMSGKKAAELICEKLDK, from the coding sequence ATGGAACAGATCGTTTCAACAGGAATTATTGACTCTTATTTTGCAAAACTGAAGAGCAACTTATCAATTGATGTGGCTATCGTAGGTGGTGGTCCTTCCGGTATCGTAGCAGCTTATTATTTGGCTAAAGCCGGTAAGAAAGTGGCTCTTTTCGACCGTAAACTGGCTCCCGGCGGAGGTATGTGGGGCGGTGCTATGATGTTTAATGATATTGTCGTACAGGAAGAAGCTATGCCGATCATAAAGGAACTGGGTGTTTCTTATCATGATGCAGGCAACGGTACTTATATAATGGATTCAGTTCATACTACTTCTGCATTGATCTATCAGGCAACAAAAGCCGGTGCTACTATCTTTAACTGTTATTCGGTGGAAGACGTAGTATTCCATAACGATGCCGTAGCCGGTGTTGTAGTGAACTGGGCTCCGGTAATCCGCGAAGGTATGCATGTGGACCCGCTGACTATTATGGCTAAAGCTGTATTGGAAGGTACAGGACATGACTGCGAAGTAGCCCGTACAGTTGCCCGCAAGAACGATATCCGACTGAATACCCCGACAGGCGGTGTGATCGGTGAACGTTCATTGAATGTGGAACTGGGTGAACAGACTACCGTTGAAAACACAAAAGAGATCTATCCGGGATTATTTGTTTCCGGTATGGCTGCCAACGGAGTTAGCGGAAGTTTCCGTATGGGGCCGATCTTCGGCGGTATGCTGATGAGCGGAAAGAAAGCCGCAGAACTTATCTGTGAAAAGCTGGATAAGTAA